One window of Xanthomonas sp. 10-10 genomic DNA carries:
- a CDS encoding flagellar protein FlgN → MNVNEFLQRLSDALAGERQALLENDIDGLMRHTQDKLSALRALEAAMPEGQEDRLRELAEANRANGALLARRRREVNWALRHLGRTESAPSYDAKGQSNVLRGGRSLAVA, encoded by the coding sequence ATGAACGTGAACGAGTTCCTGCAACGTCTCAGCGATGCGCTGGCCGGCGAGCGCCAGGCATTACTCGAGAACGACATCGATGGGTTGATGCGGCACACGCAGGACAAACTGTCGGCGCTGCGCGCGCTTGAAGCGGCAATGCCCGAAGGCCAAGAAGACCGCCTGCGTGAGCTGGCCGAAGCCAACCGTGCCAATGGCGCGCTGCTGGCACGCCGCCGCCGCGAGGTGAACTGGGCATTGCGGCACCTGGGGCGTACCGAAAGCGCGCCCTCGTACGATGCCAAGGGCCAATCCAACGTGCTGCGCGGCGGACGTTCGCTGGCAGTGGCCTGA
- the flgM gene encoding flagellar biosynthesis anti-sigma factor FlgM, with protein MTQKIEGNLPTAATLRTASTSSKIASAGEDRASPVAATPPTDSVKLTGEATNLQNLQRELSQSSAIDTGRVQAVKDALQNGSYSINPDAIASRMMDLNQQLAG; from the coding sequence ATGACCCAGAAAATCGAAGGCAATCTACCGACCGCTGCCACCCTTCGTACCGCGTCCACGAGCAGCAAGATCGCTTCGGCCGGCGAAGATCGCGCGTCCCCGGTTGCCGCAACCCCGCCCACCGACAGCGTCAAGCTGACCGGCGAGGCGACCAACCTGCAGAACCTGCAGCGCGAGCTTTCGCAGTCCTCGGCGATCGACACCGGTCGCGTCCAGGCGGTGAAGGATGCGTTGCAGAACGGCAGCTACTCCATCAATCCGGATGCCATCGCCAGCCGCATGATGGATCTGAATCAGCAACTGGCGGGTTGA
- a CDS encoding ATP-binding protein: protein MTVKFFLNQSLLPSSTILRAFGDQMLEGVLLFRADGQLILANAVARQSLCKEDPADDRNLGERISQVLPSDALNQARSKGSWTGSLPVADRVVIAHLYYNEEQGVGHFLALFHNIEGQQDYERELQQRHAELRQAYMRLNGAQDKLLQSEKMASIGQLAAGVAHEINNPIGYVHSNLGSLQEYLRSLFTLIEAYERALQAPDPKALIPEIDEIRNRADIDFISRDLPQLMAESREGIERVTRIVRDLKDFSYSDRSESWKMVDLHAGLESTINIIWNELKYKVTLERNYAELPLVECLPSELNQVYMNMLLNAGQAIVERGTITVTTGRDEAENVWIQFQDSGAGIAPDLLQRIFDPFFTTKPVGSGTGLGLSISYGIINKHHGRIDVESVPGQGASFRIVLPIRQPK from the coding sequence GTGACCGTCAAGTTTTTTCTCAACCAATCGTTGTTGCCGTCTTCGACCATCCTGCGCGCATTCGGCGACCAGATGCTTGAAGGCGTGTTGCTGTTCCGCGCCGATGGGCAGCTGATCCTGGCCAACGCCGTCGCGCGTCAAAGCCTGTGCAAGGAAGACCCCGCCGACGATCGCAACCTGGGCGAGCGGATCTCGCAGGTCTTGCCATCGGATGCGCTGAATCAGGCACGCAGCAAGGGCAGTTGGACCGGCAGTCTGCCGGTGGCCGACCGCGTGGTCATCGCGCACCTGTATTACAACGAAGAGCAGGGCGTCGGCCACTTCCTCGCGTTGTTCCACAACATCGAAGGTCAGCAGGATTACGAGCGCGAGCTGCAACAGCGCCATGCCGAACTGCGCCAGGCCTATATGCGCTTGAACGGGGCGCAGGACAAGCTGCTGCAGTCGGAAAAGATGGCCTCCATCGGCCAGCTGGCCGCCGGCGTGGCGCACGAGATCAACAACCCGATCGGTTACGTCCACTCCAATCTGGGCAGCCTGCAGGAATACCTGCGCAGCCTGTTCACGCTGATTGAAGCCTACGAGCGCGCGCTGCAGGCGCCGGACCCGAAGGCCTTGATTCCGGAAATCGACGAAATCCGCAACCGCGCCGACATCGACTTCATCAGCCGCGATCTGCCGCAGTTGATGGCCGAATCGCGCGAAGGCATCGAGCGGGTGACCCGCATCGTGCGCGACCTCAAGGACTTCTCGTACTCGGACCGTTCCGAGTCGTGGAAGATGGTCGACCTGCACGCAGGCCTGGAATCCACGATCAACATCATCTGGAACGAGCTCAAGTACAAGGTGACCCTGGAGCGCAATTACGCCGAGCTGCCGCTGGTGGAATGCCTGCCGTCCGAGCTCAACCAGGTCTACATGAACATGCTGCTCAACGCCGGCCAGGCGATCGTCGAGCGCGGCACGATCACCGTCACCACCGGGCGCGACGAGGCCGAAAACGTCTGGATCCAGTTCCAGGACAGCGGCGCCGGTATCGCTCCGGATCTGCTGCAGCGTATCTTCGACCCATTCTTCACCACCAAGCCGGTCGGCAGCGGCACCGGCCTGGGCCTGTCGATCTCCTACGGCATCATCAACAAACACCACGGCCGCATCGACGTGGAAAGCGTGCCAGGGCAGGGCGCCAGCTTCCGCATCGTGCTGCCGATCCGGCAGCCGAAGTAG